Proteins from one Triticum aestivum cultivar Chinese Spring chromosome 7A, IWGSC CS RefSeq v2.1, whole genome shotgun sequence genomic window:
- the LOC123152063 gene encoding protein NRT1/ PTR FAMILY 8.3, with protein sequence MEAADEEKPLLNAQTNPQDVGSEYTSDGSVDINKRPALKGSTGRWRACYMILGVEFCECVAFFAVSRNLVTYLTTVLHESKVAAARNVSAWVGASFLTPLIGAFLADTYLGRYWTIVASLPVHILGMLVLAVSASAPASSYSGGEVHRTMVYAGLYLAALGGGGIKPCTSTFGADQFDGADPAELAKKGSFFNWYYFMINLSSLLSSTLLVWLQDNVGWGVSFAIPTALMALALAVFLGGSRVYRFREPTVSPFTSLSQVVVAALSKWRMQLPDDVSLFHELTGSSESGHMIQHTSQFRFLDKAAMMLPHSDKTCVAPPTSSWRLCTVTQVEELKILLRMFPVWASFVIFHAVTGQLSSTFIEQGMVMDNRVGGFAIPPASLSIFGVFSVLVWVPVYETVLVPLARRCTGNVKGFSQTQRLGVGFALSALTMVYSAALETKRLAVARASGLAGQNVPVPMSILWQAPSHVLHGAAGAFAGIGMTEFFYDQAPCAMKSLCAAFAQLSIASGFYFNTVVLSVVAAVTTRGGAPGWIPDNLNEGHLDYFFWMMAALSLLNLAQFVHYSMRCREKTASSP encoded by the exons ATGGAAGCAGCAGATGAGGAGAAGCCCCTGCTTAATGCACAGACCAATCCTCAG GATGTAGGTTCAGAATATACCAGCGATGGTTCAGTCGATATCAACAAACGGCCTGCTCTGAAGGGAAGTACAGGCCGTTGGAGGGCATGCTACATGATTTTAG GTGTTGAGTTCTGCGAATGCGTGGCCTTCTTCGCGGTCTCGAGGAACTTGGTAACCTATCTCACCACCGTGCTCCACGAAAGCAAAGTCGCCGCCGCGAGAAATGTCTCCGCCTGGGTCGGCGCCAGCTTCCTCACGCCGCTCATCGGAGCCTTCTTGGCCGACACCTACCTGGGAAGATACTGGACAATAGTTGCTTCCCTCCCAGTCCACATCCTT GGAATGCTGGTCCTCGCAGTGTCAGCATCAGCCCCAGCATCTTCCTACAGCGGCGGCGAGGTTCATCGCACCATGGTGTACGCGGGGCTCTATCTCGCcgcgctcggcggcggcggcatcaaGCCCTGCACGTCGACCTTCGGGGCCGACCAGTTCGACGGCGCCGACCCGGCGGAGCTGGCCAAGAAGGGCTCCTTCTTCAACTGGTACTACTTCATGATCAACCTCAGCTCCCTCCTGTCGAGCACGCTGCTTGTCTGGCTGCAGGACAATGTCGGGTGGGGGGTCAGCTTCGCGATCCCGACGGCGCTCATGGCCTTGGCCCTCGCAGTGTTTCTTGGTGGCTCCAGGGTGTACAGGTTTAGAGAACCCACAGTGAGCCCCTTCACCAGCCTCTCCCAGGTGGTCGTCGCGGCCCTCAGCAAGTGGCGTATGCAGCTGCCGGACGACGTCTCCCTTTTCCACGAGCTCACCGGTTCGTCTGAATCAGGCCACATGATTCAGCATACGAGTCAGTTCAG ATTCCTCGACAAGGCTGCCATGATGCTGCCCCACTCGGACAAAACATGCGTGGCGCCGCCGACGAGTTCTTGGAGGCTCTGCACGGTGACACAGGTCGAAGAGCTCAAGATACTGCTGCGGATGTTCCCCGTCTGGGCATCTTTCGTGATCTTCCACGCCGTCACCGGCCAGCTGTCGTCGACGTTCATCGAGCAGGGGATGGTCATGGACAACCGCGTCGGCGGGTTCGCCATCCCGCCCGCCTCCCTCTCCATCTTCGGCGTCTTCAGCGTGCTCGTCTGGGTGCCCGTCTACGAGACCGTGCTGGTGCCGCTCGCCCGGCGCTGCACCGGCAACGTCAAGGGCTTCTCGCAGACGCAGCGGCTCGGGGTCGGCTTCGCGCTGTCCGCGCTGACCATGGTCTACTCGGCGGCGCTCGAGACGAAGAGGCTGGCGGTCGCGCGAGCCAGCGGCCTGGCCGGGCAGAACGTGCCGGTGCCGATGAGCATCCTGTGGCAGGCGCCGTCGCACGTCCTGCACGGCGCGGCGGGGGCCTTCGCCGGCATCGGCATGACGGAGTTCTTCTACGACCAGGCCCCGTGCGCCATGAAGAGCCTCTGCGCGGCGTTCGCGCAGCTCTCAATCGCGTCCGGGTTCTACTTCAACACGGTTGTGCTCAGTGTCGTGGCGGCGGTCACCACGCGTGGCGGGGCGCCTGGGTGGATCCCAGACAACCTCAACGAAGGGCATCTCGACTATTTCTTCTGGATGATGGCTGCTCTCAGCTTACTCAACCTGGCGCAGTTTGTGCACTACTCCATGCGGTGTAGAGAGAAGACAGCTTCTTCACCCTAA